The window ATCCTGTCACTTAACAAATCTGTGTCTCGATTCTTTGGTAGGTTATTTATCGGATAAAACTTCCTGGACCTGCTATTTTGGGTGAGGGGAAACCAGAAAATCAAAACCACGCAATAATTTTCACTCGTGGAGAAGGATTGCAGACAATAGATATGAACCAGGTATTAGGATATTTTGTATTAGGATACTTTTTTCTCCATCTCTCACCCCCCTTACTATGGCGTCCTCTTGGCTCTCTCTCCATCACTCCGGGCATGTTTGTATTAGGATAATTATTTGGAGGAATCTCTCAAAATGAGGAACTTACTGGAAGAATTCCTCAAAAAGCATGATGGTGTGCGGACCCCGACAATCCTTGGACTTCGGGAGCATATTTTCACAGGAAGGTTGGTGCTCTCGTGCAGTGAATATCTTGAATTCAGTTAAATATGTAGCCATTTTGAATCCATAGCTAACATTTCGCTATTGGGTGCAGTGTTTCATCTCTTGCTTGGTTCATGTCAAATCAGGAGACTAGTTTTGTGACCATCGGGCAGAGATTGTTGGCCAACCCTTTGAAGTAAGTCTTAAATATCCATTGTTATATAACTAAAAAGGACCTCCATCCCCTTGGAAATCTTTTGTTCCTTGGAATGAGGTGGCACTTAATTGAAGAGTACTGCGGTTGTACCCCATAGATGAAGCGATATAATGGACTTGCTTGGAAAAAATTAGTTAAGAGGAATAGGAATGGATCCAAAGTGAAAATGATAGCGACATTTTACTGAGTGATATTTACTGTATATGTGCATATGCATAGAATAGGAATAGATCTAGAGgataatattaaataacatGGGCCTTTGCCTTTCTGCACGCCAATtatctaataataatatatgagtGTTCTGTTATTCACCAAACTTATAATCCCCTTCTTTGCTGATACAGGGTTCGATTTCACTACGGTCATCCTGATGTGTTTGAGAGGCTCTTTCACCTTACGAGGGGTGGTGTCAGTAAGGCATCCAAGGTTATCAATTTGAGTGAAGATATCTTTGCTGGTATGTggatcttcaaatttttattctatCTTCTGATTGGGGTTAGCCTCCCATGAGCTTTCCCAGTTGGCTTTATCGCTGTAACCGCCCTCATGCTTTCACTTGTCAGCTTCATTCTTGCTTTCTGCTTCAAAATCTCAAATGCAAATCAGAGTTGGTTCCCTGAACCAAACTGTGGAAGACAACACGCTTTACTTAGGGTATCGTAGTTAATTTATTTCCATTTGCAGGGTTCAATTCCACTCTTCGTGAAGGCAATGTGACTCACCACGAGTACATACAAGTTGGAAAGGGAAGGGATGTGGGTCTGAACCAGATCTCGATGTTTGAGGCCAAAATAGCTAATGGAAATGGAGAGCAGACTCTAAGTAGAGACATCTATCGGCTTGGGCATCGTTTTGACTTCTTCAGAATGCTATCGTGTTATTTTACCACAATTGGTTTCTACTTCAGTACTCTTGTATGCCATCATGCCCTTGGTTCTCAATGATTTTACTTTTGCAGGCATTTATAGCCTTTAATACTAACTTTACTTTCTCCATACGCAGATCACAGTGCTTACTGTCTATGTATTTCTCTATGGCCGTCTCTATCTTGTTCTTAGTGGGCTTGAAGAAGGTTTGAGCACTCAGCCTGCCATTAGGGACAATAAGCCTTTGCAAGTGGCTCTTGCTTCTCAATCGTTCGTTCAGATTGGCTTCTTGATGGCATTACCTATGTTGATGGAGATAGGTCTGGAAAGGGGATTCAGAACTGCGCTGAGTGACTTTGTACTGATGCAGCTTCAACTCGCTCCAGTGTTCTTCACATTCTCTCTCGGAACAAAGACCCATTACTATGGAAGAACTTTGCTTCATGGAGGTGCCAAGTATAGGCCTACAGGCCGAGGTTTTGTGGTGTTCCATGCCAAGTTTGCTGATAACTACAGACTTTACTCTCGGAGTCATTTTGTCAAGGGTTTCGAGTTGATGATCTTGCTTCTGGTTTACCAAATCTTTGGTCAATCTTACAGAGGTGCTGTTGCTTATATATTGATTACAATTTCTATGTGGTTCATGGTGGGAACTTGGCTTTTCGCTCCCTTCCTGTTCAATCCATCGGGATTTGAGTGGCAGAAGATTGTCGATGATTGGACCGACTGGAACAAGTGGATCAGTAACCGAGGTGGAATTGGTGTGCCTCCTGAGAAGAGTTGGGAATCATGGTGGGAAGAGGAACAGGAACATCTTGATTCTTCTGGGAAGCGTGGAATAATTGCTGAGATATTACTGGCTCTCCGATTCTTCATCTATCAGTATGGGCTCGTTTATCATTTGCACATTACGAGGAAAAACAAAAGCGTTCTGGTAATTAAACTAAATCCTCTGAAAttatcttcttctcctctttcctttttcggTCTTATACTTGATGGGAATACCTAATATGTCTTTTGAAAACTCTTACAGGTTTATGGTATATCATGGCTTGTGATATTCCTCATATTGTTTGTAATGAAGGTGAGCCTCGTAATATTTCAGATTTTTGTTTATAATACCATTCCTGAAAAGGGggttttttggtttttttttttttcttttgttggtggggtggggggtggggggggggtGTGTGAAAATACTTAGACTTGATTTGGGAGTGCTGTTGCTGATGGAGAAGtactgaaataaaattgctgaGAAATAAGTGCTGATTTCAGAATAAGTTAAAGCATTTTGGAAGAAACTAATTTAAAACTGCTGAAAGTAAAAAAGCAATTATTAATACTTGAAATAGAATAAGCAGAAGCAGATTTCGTAAGCACCTTAACTTGCTTGAAAAAAATCACGCTTGCAACCGCAGTTTGACCCAAACCGTGGTTTCAAAAACTCACCAAACACCCAATTtgcttaaaattataaagaaaagtgATTATAAAATCTCTCACCTCACTCCCAAACGAACTCTTAGAGGCCTTTTACCTGCTCAGTATTGCTCAATAATaaggttttctttctttgttctttCAGACTGTATCCGTTGGACGGAGAAAATTCAGTGCAGATTTCCAGCTCATGTTCCGGCTAATTAAGGGAATGATATTCCTCACCTTCGTAGCAATTCTCGTCACATTGATCGCACTCCCTCACATGACCATTCGAGATATCATTGTTTGCATCCTTGCCTTTATGCCAACTGGCTGGGGAATGCTCTTGGTAAGATATCCCTCACCTTTATGTCGATTCTGGTCCTTATGTTTACAAGGAGAAAGGATTACTTGAAATGCTCTTCATGGGTTCTCTTATAagtcatcttttttttttcctctttcgtAATACAATTCAACATGTTTTGCAAATCACAATCAAACATTTTGTTTCCTTAATttcctcattttcttttcggaACGTCTTaaccgaaaagaaaattatcacCCCGAATCCATTTAGAGTTTAATTATCATATTCCAATTCGGGATTCTCTTGCATTGGAAGAATGATTGAAGAACTCAAAGTGTGTCTGTATTCTCCCTCCCAGATTGCACAGGCATGCAAGCGTCTTGTGAAGCGGGCAGGATTCTGGGGATCGGTCCGCACGCTCGCTCGGGGCTACGAGATTGTGATGGGGTTGCTCCTCTTCACACCGGTTGCATTTCTTGCTTGGTTCCCGTTCGTCTCGGAATTCCAGACGCGTATGCTCTTCAACCAAGCCTTCAGCAGAGGTTTGCAGATCTCCCGTATCCTCGGAGGACACAGGAAAGACCGGTCCTCCCGCAGCAAAGAGTAACCCGTAAGTGCTGTCAGTTCAACTGGGGATTGAGGCAGCCATTTTTTGTTCCATTGCCAGTGTGCTGGCGATTTCTTTTGGGAAAACTTAGACGTGAGGCGTCGGGTGTGGAAGGCAAGAAGCGAGGCTCGACTTGTCCCTGGCTTACTAATTTATAGCTTTCGCGGAGTAATTGTATGTAAATAGAATTCAGAATCTTCAACATGGCATTTGCTGTACGGAATCCTGTCATTTGCTATTTGAAAACctctactgcatttcggacagTGAGGATTCTAATTTCTCGCAATCTCAGTAATTTAGTCGCAGTCAGCATTCGCGACTGAGGAGTCGAGTCGAGTCGAGTCGGTCCATCCTCGGGGAATATTGCGAGGGTCCAATCATGACAAAACTCGTCATTAACCTGATCTGAATTTGGTGATGTGATCTCTTCGAATCGGCCTTCGGCCTatcgaaattaaaaaaatgactcCTATGTTTTCTTGTTCTCCATGGCTCCTAACAAATCTTACTTACTCAAAGGTGAATTGTCTCCAGCTTATTAGGTACGAACATTTTCCTTTATCTCAGAAAAACCTGAGGACATTTTGCTCCTGCCCGTCTAATTACTCAAATGCCCCTTATCTCTGGTTACAAAAGAGGTTCGTAATAAAGGGGTATGGGAGCTCTACTGTTTTGCTGAATAGCCATTTTACCAAGCTGCCCCTGACAGCTTACAATTACAAAATCTCCCTCACCCCTTCAAAAGAGATGCACAGCCAATCAACAGTCTCTTCTTCtcatatctctctctctctctctctccacccctccccctccctccctccctccctccctccctccctctgtTTCTTTCATTTCGTGTTGGGCAAATGCGCCAACAGAACACTCGACGATCCTCAATCTCTCCGAAGTACCAGACGCCGTCACAGCTGGGGCTGACGCCTTCATCAGCCGATTAAAGTTCGCATTTTTAAACGAATCCTGAACAGCGATAAACCCATCTAGGTGTTAACCCTTCTGCTGCTTCCTTGCTTGCTCGACAGTCCCCAAGTAATGGGTTCTTCTCCCCTGCAGATGCTGcccacctctctctcttctcatcGGGTTAGTCGCTGTATTAGCTTGTCTATCTTCCTTTCTCTACATGGATATTGTATCGGATAATGATCTGACTCTCATGGCTCTTCAGCGGATCGCGtcatttctctctttcctGGATTTTGCATGTGGGTTAGTGATCCCTTTCACTTTTGCATTTTGATGAAGCTGGAAAGTTTCTTCTTTTGACTGTTCTTCTCTCGATGAAAAAGCTCAAAGAGGTTTCCGTTTTTGCTGGTCGATTGGATCCCTTTGACCTGGTTTTGCTTGGAAAGCGTATGACTATTAAAGCATGGAAATGTTGATTGTTCTGCTTGAACAGCTGCACTTGTGTAAATGTGACTGTATATGGTTTGTGTTGCGAGAAAGGACTGATCTTGCATAACATGCGGCGGTCTAACCCGAGTGTTTCTTTTGCATGGCAGATACATCGTGTGTTAATGTGAGTTTTGATTAGTTAGTTCTGCTATCATGGGTAGAGGTCGTGGAAAGGGGAAGAAGTTGTCTGCGAGCAGTCAAGATGATGCAttcgaagaggaagagaagatTCCGGTTCAGAAGAAAAGGGGGAGGCCTCAGAAGCTGGTAAAGGAGGCATTCGATGAGGAAGAGGCTGAGAaggttgaagaagaagaagatggcgAGGATGCAAAGAGTGGGATCACCACAAAAGAGCCGAAAAGCCCCATCCCAGGAGAGAatgggaagaagaggaagcgaAACACGCAGTCGAAAGATAAACCGAGCTCAGTTGAAGAGGAAAATGGAGGAGAGACTCGCTTGGGCACTGAGGACTTGAGCAAGCCTAATGGGTTCCGTCATAATGGGAGCAGGAGGAAAAGCAAGCCCCGGCGGGCTGCTGAGGTGGGTGTCGAATGCAAGTAAACCTCCTTTTGCAGAATAAAGTACAAATCAGAGGGAGAGGCCTCCGGTGAATGTTCATTTGATTTGTCAATCCTTATGTTGCTTAATCTGTTCTTTCGATATATGAAAAGTTTTGAactatataaattaatcgtACCTTGCTACAATGGTATTGACTAATTTTGCTAGTTTTGCGGTGTTCGAGTAGCACAGCCTTTGTAATGCAGGTTTTGTGTTCCAATAGCTTTGTAATTAATCTATCTGGAAATCTTAAAGAGCAGTTTAAACGTTCTTCTATGTGCAAGAGTTCTGTTTAATTCCTGCTAATGGCTTGTCAAATGTTAAGATGAGTGCGTAAACATCTGACTTAGCGTCTCGTGCTCATCTCGCACTCATCGCTGTGACTTTTCAGATGTTCAGGTATGCTTTCTGTTTCGGAATCACTAAGTGAATTTGTAGACATTCCAATATCAAGAATCTGAACTCTTTTGGTGCTTAAGCCATTAATTCTTAATAAGCTTCGTCTCATCGCCAAAGATCGTGCTAAGCTTGCTTAAGATGTGTTGAGCAGATTCATGACTCGATGCTATCTGTTGTGAGAAGGAGCAGGTGGTGGCATTTGAAACTCGCTTCTATCGATATATGGATGGAAAAATAGCAGATAGCTGCTGATGAACTGAGTACGGAGCTTTCATGTCATGCGATCTACAATGCTGTTTTTTGGTCAATGGGTTTGAATGTTCAGTTCTTGAATGCAGGAGCAATTCCAGTCCAAGTCAAAATCTGAAGTTTAGCCATTGCCACGTGCAATATTatgccttttatttattttttcctgttttattttctgaaattattaagaaaataatatcaaatgCCAAGTGATCACCTTTGGCGGGACTGTAGGCAACGTGGGCTGGGCTGAGGCCCATTGGGCCTCAATCTTATGTTAGTTGCGCTAAAGTTGGGCTGGACTCTAAACGATGTGCATCCGATGAAAGCACGAAAAAtttgtctttatttttttgaaaaattagtgGACAAATTAgatgataaataaaataaaatcttgtATCTCTGATATGAAAATAGCAGGAAATTAACTCGATCGCGATTAATCCTCGAATCTTAAACGGTGGTTTGCTGGGAACCTTATGGTTTTGCTGATTCATTGCTAAATAAGTTACAAGTATGAGTTCCGAGTTCCTTGCATGGATTGACCGAGTGAATCGATATCTTCCCTCCCGAAAGTCCTCCTTATTGTTATTGATTACGACAGTCTCTTAAGTGACGCTCTGCTGCTTATGAGCTGAATACTTTTGTTTTCGGGGGAGAAGTTAGATCGTTTTGAAGGCATTGTGATAAGATGTTATAGAAGATGCGTTGAGAATTTTCAGagactttattttttttagttgtttttttttagttgttttattaatgaaattattcttctaataaaaaagaagatatatCCTCAAAACGAGAGATTAATCGTTCATTgtaaaattttcctaatttatttatttaaatattttaaaaaactatTTTTGAGTTGGTAGTTGGACCATGCGATGCACAATGGCCAGCGTACGGATAACTCATCCCTTCTACTTTCTTTCTTGAGCTTCTTTTTTATTGCATCCTTATTAATGGAGCCAAAAATATACTGCTTGGGAGGaagtaaattaaaaagaaaaaaattccatctgccatctattttttattagagaaaTGTATATAAACACGAACAATATTATAGAAATtacgtagtttttttttttctgtgaatctccaaaaaagggaaaattgttgtattaattataaaagaagaagaagaagaaaaaagtcGAGAATAAAACAATTTATTTCTAGCCGTCCTCTCTGGAAACGGAATGAGTATAAATAAAGTCAGGGCCGGCAAGTGGGTTCTTCTAAATCCAATTTAGCTCGTCCATGACACAAGAGAGTAGGataactaaaatataatatctcAGAGACAATAATTTTGATTCTGTCTATGAAAAAGAGATCACACCTAATAACTAAATCAGAAATATGATTGATcgaagcttttttttttcttgaatgaGATCTTGAGTTTGAGtattatgaatgaaaaaaattcattacgGGAGAGCTTTTAACCCTTTAGTGAGCCGACCTGACTCAAACTAGATTAATCATTACGTTTTGGATTTTCGAAAATACCAAAATACtttctggaaaaaaaaatcttgcaAAGATAaaggtcctttttttttccccttttttgggGGCTAAATCTGTTTATGACAAACTGTTCTTTTTTCATCCtctagaaattttttttttatatattaagatatgttattatataatatagcATGTGGTGGTGTTGTCTGTTCCATTGACTCATTTTTGCCGTTTGGCCACATATTAATAACCCTTCTCTTCTCTCATGTTCCCACacttatatctatatatacacatttcCAACTataattaatcacaaataTTTCACATATAGAACTTACATGGCCTTTATGGgtaatcttcatcttctcctcTCGACCTTAGTTTTAGTAATCGGCATTATCCTCGGCTCTCGAGGAAGAGCACACGCGATCTCCACTCGTTACAACACTTCAAAGTTCAACAGGAGCAGCTTTCCTGAAGGTTTCATCTTCGGAACCGCATCATCCTCCTATCAGGTAAACTGACGATCATGAGTATATATCACACTGCATAATGCAGCAGAGTGTTTTTGCTGGCCTAACTTGTTATAATTATGTATATGATCTTTTtccggttctttgtgttttaTCAGTACGAAGGTGCAGCAAATGAAGGTGGCCGGGGTCCGAGTATTTGGGATACTTTCACTCACAAATATCCAGGTGCCgtttcctatatatatatcgcaCATCGATGATCGTCATCGAGTTGTAGCAATCAAATTTTCGTCATGCCATAATTAgtttatcttattttttttccatggtTTATTATTCTTCCCTCCCAATAGTACATCTATTTGTTAAAATGGCTTGATATTGTATcatgttctttatttttctataaaaatgGAAGAATTTTATCGAATAAGCATGAAATAACTACAACCATATCGTTTCTTTCATGTTTGAGGTTGGCTTTTTATATATTCGCGAAATTATAACTTATAATAAGTGGGCAAATATAAACCAAAAAAATCAATACGGAGATAtagtaataatattattatatttattaattaggaGATAAGATTGGGCCTCTCAGAATACACTTAGAACTAGGGGCCGcctaattaatttgttatggcctttttatatatttatttttctatttgttttaatttcaatGGTATAATTAATAGTAATATGATTTTTATGTACGTTGTATTTCGTCAAATGGCAGGTAAAATACTTGACTCGAGTACCGGGGACGTGGCTGTTGATTCATACCACAGATATAAGGTTCAACTAATTCCTCCCCCACCCTTAAATTAGGATAAGTTAATATggaaataaaatcgaaaatttctGATCTGATGAGATATATACGTTCTCACTTGATGCAGGAAGACGTGGGCATCATGAAGGACATGGGCCTCGATGCTTACAGATTTTCAATATCGTGGTCCAGAATCTTACCAAGTAATAATCCATTTCAGATTTATGACCATGACAAACTCTCATTTCATGGTCTAGTCGttcaattttaataagtaaTCTCGATCGAGAGCACACGCATACAAAACATGGAGCTCTAGGAATGAATTAGAGCCTCTTGATTGAAAGAACGATTGTTTGTGCTCTGATGTATTCTAAGATATAAACATTGTCTTTTcagtatataattaataaaacgCATGCAGTGTCACGTCAGCTGACTCGTTAGATTTTAACATAAAATACACAATTTCTTCGGAATTAAAGGAAAATACCTCGACCTTATTCACCAGACATGTACCAGTCAAGCAATTTTGGCGAAGCACAAatctattttccttttttttcagatcagtaATAATTTCatagaataattattttgCTTGGTCAAATTTTTCAGGAGGAAAGCTAAGTGGAGGAGTGAACAGAGAAGGAATCCAATACTACAACCTCCTCATCAACGAGCTTCTATCTAACGGTCTCTGTATATCTTCATCCTCATACGTATACGTATTTCATGattaaacaaattaatttgACCTTATTAAAGGCATCTATTAATTTTCAGGTATTAGGCCGTTCGTAACATTATTCCACTGGGATCTCCCTCAGGCTCTCGAAGACGAGTACGGAGGGTTCCTGAGTCCTCTCATCGTGTAAGGACTTAGATTTAATCTCCAGTCGCCATACAACACAAAATGCTCGATGTTAGCGTCTTTGAGATGACACGACCTTTTTATTCCATTCAGAGATGACTTCCAGGACTACGCCGAGGTATGCTTCCAGGAGTTCGGGGACCGGGTGAAGCACTGGATAACTCTGAATGAGCCTTGGAGCTACACAATGGGAGGCTACGGGATCGGGCTCTTTGCGCCAGGAAGGTGCTCCCCCTGGCAGCAGCTGAACTGCACCGATGGGGATTCCGCCACCGAGCCCTACCGCGTGTCCCATCACCAGCTCCTTGCTCACGCAGCAGCCGTAAGGCTATACCAGCAGAAGTATCAGGTTGTAATTGATCATCAATTCCTGACCATGAAATTATATTCTGATTATTTCATGTAtagtataattaataaattgatattGGATTTGTGTAAATgcgtatatatttatatttttttttggatgggCAGGCATCACGAAAGGGGGTGATAGGGATAACTCTGGTGTCACAATGGATGGTGCCATTCTCAGGTGCCAAGCACCATCAAAATGCTGCAACCAGAGCCCTTGATTTCATGCTGGGAtggtaatttattttcttattcaactctattttttttagtaataaatagttCCATTAACATCACATCAACTATAATTACTGtgttaataattaattgaacTTCCTCAATGGGCTACAAAGCAGACATAGTTTACTTCCTTTTTGTTGATTGCTAGTCAATCATCATTTAGTGGACCAAAAACATCCTATGATCGAGGTTATTGACTAAGTATTCGGAGCATTCCATAATGTCTTAtcagtaattaaattaattcatattaaaaataaaatgatgcAGCACAGTACATACGCCTTCTTATATAGTAACCAAGAGATTTACGATTCAATTTTCACAGTTGCACTTTATTAGCTGTTAAATTTTCGTTTTTATTGACAAAATCTGTAAACCTCttttgtaatgaaaaaattattaatttaataattatgaagaaatttaattaaaatttagtttttttgACATGTTTCTAAAATttagctatatatatgtatgtcttAGTTCTAACTGATGATTAACAGGTTTCTGGATCCATTGACGAGTGGTCAATATCCGCGTACCATGAGCTCTCTCGTCGGAGCTCGGCTTCCCAAGTTCTCACAGGAGCAGTCGTCTTTAGTAAAGGGATCGTTCGATTTCATCGGATTGAACTATTACACAGCCAACTACGCGGCCTACATCCCTCACTTCAACACTTCGAACGCAAGCTGCTTAACCGATAGTCGTGTCAACCTCACCAGTTAAGTGCATGCATCATGAGATCACTAAACACTATCTCCCTTTCAGTAACGATGGATTTGTTAGTAAGTTATTATTCATTTAACCCGATTTATTACTGCAGCCAATCGTGATGGCATTCCAATCGGTCCAAAGGTAACtgttattaattatttgtaaACACCATACGTGTTACATTACGTGCTGAAAATTACATATCATGAATTAACTCTTAGCAACACCATTAATTTCATGTTGCAGGCAGCTTCAGATTGGCTATATGTTTATCCTAGAGGAATACGAGATCTCTTGCTCCAtgtaaaatcaaaatatcaaaacCCACAAATTTATATCACAGAAAACGgtacaatatttttttttaatctaaattGCAAAAGTTAAGTCAGATTACTATCACACAGACACAcagacacatatatatatatatatatatatattcatgaatctatatatacatatatacacatctacgtgttttcatttttgtttcagGAATTGACGAGCTTAATAACTCCACATTGCCACTTGAGCAACAGTTAGCGGACAACATGAGGATAGATTTCTATTATCGTCACCTTTCGTTCCTCCGAAGAGCAATCATGTAAGTGGCCTGAGCTCAAAGTTATACAGTATGtacaaatatacatatatacatatatacatataagaaATTAGAATGCATTTTAAATTTGACATTATTCATTTGAATTTACCTTTTCTATCAAGGGAT of the Punica granatum isolate Tunisia-2019 chromosome 6, ASM765513v2, whole genome shotgun sequence genome contains:
- the LOC116211764 gene encoding nucleolin-like — encoded protein: MGRGRGKGKKLSASSQDDAFEEEEKIPVQKKRGRPQKLVKEAFDEEEAEKVEEEEDGEDAKSGITTKEPKSPIPGENGKKRKRNTQSKDKPSSVEEENGGETRLGTEDLSKPNGFRHNGSRRKSKPRRAAEVGVECK
- the LOC116211766 gene encoding beta-glucosidase 12-like; protein product: MKDMGLDAYRFSISWSRILPRGKLSGGVNREGIQYYNLLINELLSNGIRPFVTLFHWDLPQALEDEYGGFLSPLIVDDFQDYAEVCFQEFGDRVKHWITLNEPWSYTMGGYGIGLFAPGRCSPWQQLNCTDGDSATEPYRVSHHQLLAHAAAVRLYQQKYQASRKGVIGITLVSQWMVPFSGAKHHQNAATRALDFMLGWFLDPLTSGQYPRTMSSLVGARLPKFSQEQSSLVKGSFDFIGLNYYTANYAAYIPHFNTSNASCLTDSRVNLTTNRDGIPIGPKAASDWLYVYPRGIRDLLLHVKSKYQNPQIYITENGIDELNNSTLPLEQQLADNMRIDFYYRHLSFLRRAIMDGVNVKGYFAWSLLDNFEWSSGYTVRFGINYIDYKDGLKRHPKLSSTWFKSFLRKS